In Archocentrus centrarchus isolate MPI-CPG fArcCen1 chromosome 1, fArcCen1, whole genome shotgun sequence, the following proteins share a genomic window:
- the acp5a gene encoding tartrate-resistant acid phosphatase type 5a isoform X1, translating to MLMLMQMALTILSILIATLTVAYCYPTAFQDLEESRSNRTSIKFLAVGDWGGVPYPPYITAVQKATAREMSKIADQMGADFVLALGDNFYYTGVNTVDSPRFQETFESVYTEKSLQIPWYVIAGNHDHAGNVKAQIDYSSRSNRWKFPAYYYELNFRIPNTGKTLTIIMLDTVMLCGNSDDNSDKKPSGPLNEMDANRQLTWLQERLALSKADFLLVAGHYPVWSVSEHGPTKCLVQSLRPLLIKYKATAYLCGHDHNLQYLEESDVGYVVSGAGNFLDPDVTHWHHVPKGSLKFFTGQASTLGGFMHAEVTQNKMIVTFYQAKGTSLYRTVLSQRDLN from the exons ATGCTCATGCTCATGCAG ATGGCTCTCACTATTTTGTCCATCTTGATTGCTACCCTCACTGTGGCCTACTGCTATCCAACTGCCTTTCAGGACCTGGAGGAAAGTCGCA GCAACAGAACCTCCATTAAGTTTCTGGCTGTGGGTGACTGGGGTGGAGTGCCTTATCCCCCCTACATCACTGCTGTGCAGAAGGCTACGGCTCGAGAAATGAGCAAAATAGCAGACCAGATGGGAGCTGATTTTGTTCTCGCTCTGGGCGATAACTTCTACTACACAGGTGTAAACACTGTGGATTCGCCTCGGTTTCAG GAAACCTTTGAATCTGTGTACACTGAAAAGTCTCTCCAAATTCCTTGGTATGTGATTGCTGGCAATCATGACCATGCAGGGAATGTCAAAGCCCAGATCGATTACAGCAGTAGATCTAACAGATG GAAATTCCCCGCTTACTACTATGAGCTGAATTTCCGCATTCCTAACACCGGGAAGACTTTGACCATCATCATGCTTGACACTGTGATGCTTTGTGGTAACTCTGATGACAATTCAGACAAGAAGCCAAGCGGACCCCTGAATGAAATGGATGCCAATCGCCAATTAACTTGGCTGCAAGAGAGACTGGCTCTTTCCAAGGCAGACTTCCTGTTGGTGGCGGGCCACTACCCTGTGTGGTCTGTGTCCGAGCACGGGCCCACAAAGTGTCTAGTGCAGAGCCTCCGTCCTCTGCTCATTAAATACAAGGCCACTGCTTACCTCTGCGGTCATGACCACAACCTGCAG TACTTAGAAGAGTCTGATGTGGGCTATGTGGTGAGTGGTGCTGGAAATTTCCTGGATCCTGATGTCACTCACTGGCACCATGTTCCCAAAGGCTCTCTGAAGTTTTTCACCGGCCAGGCTTCAACACTGGGAGGATTCATGCATGCAGAAGTGACACAGAACAAGATGATTGTGACCTTCTACCAGGCTAAAGGCACTTCTCTCTATCGCACTGTTCTCTCCCAAAGGGATCTTAATTAG
- the acp5a gene encoding tartrate-resistant acid phosphatase type 5a isoform X3 — translation MALTILSILIATLTVAYCYPTAFQDLEESRSNRTSIKFLAVGDWGGVPYPPYITAVQKATAREMSKIADQMGADFVLALGDNFYYTGVNTVDSPRFQETFESVYTEKSLQIPWYVIAGNHDHAGNVKAQIDYSSRSNRWKFPAYYYELNFRIPNTGKTLTIIMLDTVMLCGNSDDNSDKKPSGPLNEMDANRQLTWLQERLALSKADFLLVAGHYPVWSVSEHGPTKCLVQSLRPLLIKYKATAYLCGHDHNLQYLEESDVGYVVSGAGNFLDPDVTHWHHVPKGSLKFFTGQASTLGGFMHAEVTQNKMIVTFYQAKGTSLYRTVLSQRDLN, via the exons ATGGCTCTCACTATTTTGTCCATCTTGATTGCTACCCTCACTGTGGCCTACTGCTATCCAACTGCCTTTCAGGACCTGGAGGAAAGTCGCA GCAACAGAACCTCCATTAAGTTTCTGGCTGTGGGTGACTGGGGTGGAGTGCCTTATCCCCCCTACATCACTGCTGTGCAGAAGGCTACGGCTCGAGAAATGAGCAAAATAGCAGACCAGATGGGAGCTGATTTTGTTCTCGCTCTGGGCGATAACTTCTACTACACAGGTGTAAACACTGTGGATTCGCCTCGGTTTCAG GAAACCTTTGAATCTGTGTACACTGAAAAGTCTCTCCAAATTCCTTGGTATGTGATTGCTGGCAATCATGACCATGCAGGGAATGTCAAAGCCCAGATCGATTACAGCAGTAGATCTAACAGATG GAAATTCCCCGCTTACTACTATGAGCTGAATTTCCGCATTCCTAACACCGGGAAGACTTTGACCATCATCATGCTTGACACTGTGATGCTTTGTGGTAACTCTGATGACAATTCAGACAAGAAGCCAAGCGGACCCCTGAATGAAATGGATGCCAATCGCCAATTAACTTGGCTGCAAGAGAGACTGGCTCTTTCCAAGGCAGACTTCCTGTTGGTGGCGGGCCACTACCCTGTGTGGTCTGTGTCCGAGCACGGGCCCACAAAGTGTCTAGTGCAGAGCCTCCGTCCTCTGCTCATTAAATACAAGGCCACTGCTTACCTCTGCGGTCATGACCACAACCTGCAG TACTTAGAAGAGTCTGATGTGGGCTATGTGGTGAGTGGTGCTGGAAATTTCCTGGATCCTGATGTCACTCACTGGCACCATGTTCCCAAAGGCTCTCTGAAGTTTTTCACCGGCCAGGCTTCAACACTGGGAGGATTCATGCATGCAGAAGTGACACAGAACAAGATGATTGTGACCTTCTACCAGGCTAAAGGCACTTCTCTCTATCGCACTGTTCTCTCCCAAAGGGATCTTAATTAG
- the acp5a gene encoding tartrate-resistant acid phosphatase type 5a isoform X2, translating into MFCLSLKMALTILSILIATLTVAYCYPTAFQDLEESRSNRTSIKFLAVGDWGGVPYPPYITAVQKATAREMSKIADQMGADFVLALGDNFYYTGVNTVDSPRFQETFESVYTEKSLQIPWYVIAGNHDHAGNVKAQIDYSSRSNRWKFPAYYYELNFRIPNTGKTLTIIMLDTVMLCGNSDDNSDKKPSGPLNEMDANRQLTWLQERLALSKADFLLVAGHYPVWSVSEHGPTKCLVQSLRPLLIKYKATAYLCGHDHNLQYLEESDVGYVVSGAGNFLDPDVTHWHHVPKGSLKFFTGQASTLGGFMHAEVTQNKMIVTFYQAKGTSLYRTVLSQRDLN; encoded by the exons atgttttgtttgtctttaaagATGGCTCTCACTATTTTGTCCATCTTGATTGCTACCCTCACTGTGGCCTACTGCTATCCAACTGCCTTTCAGGACCTGGAGGAAAGTCGCA GCAACAGAACCTCCATTAAGTTTCTGGCTGTGGGTGACTGGGGTGGAGTGCCTTATCCCCCCTACATCACTGCTGTGCAGAAGGCTACGGCTCGAGAAATGAGCAAAATAGCAGACCAGATGGGAGCTGATTTTGTTCTCGCTCTGGGCGATAACTTCTACTACACAGGTGTAAACACTGTGGATTCGCCTCGGTTTCAG GAAACCTTTGAATCTGTGTACACTGAAAAGTCTCTCCAAATTCCTTGGTATGTGATTGCTGGCAATCATGACCATGCAGGGAATGTCAAAGCCCAGATCGATTACAGCAGTAGATCTAACAGATG GAAATTCCCCGCTTACTACTATGAGCTGAATTTCCGCATTCCTAACACCGGGAAGACTTTGACCATCATCATGCTTGACACTGTGATGCTTTGTGGTAACTCTGATGACAATTCAGACAAGAAGCCAAGCGGACCCCTGAATGAAATGGATGCCAATCGCCAATTAACTTGGCTGCAAGAGAGACTGGCTCTTTCCAAGGCAGACTTCCTGTTGGTGGCGGGCCACTACCCTGTGTGGTCTGTGTCCGAGCACGGGCCCACAAAGTGTCTAGTGCAGAGCCTCCGTCCTCTGCTCATTAAATACAAGGCCACTGCTTACCTCTGCGGTCATGACCACAACCTGCAG TACTTAGAAGAGTCTGATGTGGGCTATGTGGTGAGTGGTGCTGGAAATTTCCTGGATCCTGATGTCACTCACTGGCACCATGTTCCCAAAGGCTCTCTGAAGTTTTTCACCGGCCAGGCTTCAACACTGGGAGGATTCATGCATGCAGAAGTGACACAGAACAAGATGATTGTGACCTTCTACCAGGCTAAAGGCACTTCTCTCTATCGCACTGTTCTCTCCCAAAGGGATCTTAATTAG
- the LOC115781796 gene encoding interleukin enhancer-binding factor 3-like isoform X3, translating to MAATATPVWDEHQAYEELLYWDSLIQQGHRLHPHDFDRYEELRYWYDCLCYEEELRQYHDYIAAIEHIEDKRHREEAAAPPVQAGPYDRYVLAKHSEVYPSTEELEAVQTVVSHVECALKTVSDQMDAPEDGKATTEAQSSDSQVRVLRGVMRIGLVAKGLLLKGDKNVELVLLCSNKPTVTLLKQVAEQLSAQLEAISPETYAVSQCPGDAAIVVTSTKESVLTLIIHLTSPLVRTEQESQTAEAEQETRTVNDPPDVLDRQKCLTALASLRHAKWFQAKVNSLSSAVIVIRIMRDLCNRVPTWTPLSGWPLELLVEKAIGTSERPLGGGEALRRVLECVASGILLEDGPGIKDPCEKEAVDAIAYLNKQQCEDITQSAQIALRLCAFGQMHKVLGMDSKPLKSRKSLGAIGKDSIAQIPPIGQLNLPAKRSYTEVDTGEEEPHLNSKQRKFLKFQKRFQKKSFTDDLSMNAVMRLNQYRPGLEYRLTSQTGPVHEPVFTMAVDLNGKTYEATGPSKRAAKLNVATKVLQDLGLPTSSESKSETSSEAEGSQESVKAAALTSSASEDGGQGPILTKNGKNPVMELNEKRRSLKYELSAETGGSHEKCFVMEVEVDGQKFKGRGSNKKEAKAYAALAALEKLFPDDSGVSTNRNAAKKKVTYTDMHIPGFGTIRGIPSDSGSHGWGPHRGGRGRGRGKQFPAGPSYNKNKLYGNNGASATAKGTGPTASGYGTFYPESTTTYSSPPVSSSNTSTTKGESYQSMPPPADQESPYSYGYGDEKRKMLTQGGDYSMYSTAYPSSVTGGQSYNNYGWGNQSSWGNQGYGMYQGFGGHTQGSYSGYSGMNY from the exons ATGGCGGCCACTGCAACGCCAGTGTGGGACGAGCACCAGGCGTACGAGGAGCTGCTGTACTGGGACAGCCTAATACAACAAGGACACCGCCTCCACCCACATGATTTCGACAG ATACGAGGAGTTGCGTTACTGGTATGATTGTCTGTGCTATGAAGAGGAGCTGAGACAGTACCATGACTACATTGCTGCTATCGAGCATATTGAGGATAAACGTCATCGTGAG GAAGCCGCAGCTCCTCCAGTGCAGGCTGGGCCATATGATCGCTACGTGTTGGCCAAACACTCTGAAGTGTACCCCTCAACAGAGGAGTTGGAGGCGGTGCAGACAGTCGTCTCCCATGTGGAGTGTGCTCTCAAGACTGTATCTGACCAGATGGACGCTCCAGAAGATGGCAAAGCAACTACAGAAGCACAGAG TAGCGACTCACAAGTGCGCGTCCTGCGTGGTGTTATGCGAATTGGTTTGGTGGCTAAGGGACTCCTGCTGAAAGGAGACAAGAACGTTGAACTAGTGCTGCTTTGTTCCAACAAGCCTACAGTGACTCTGCTTAAACAAGTGGCTGAACAGCTTTCTGCACAGTTAGAG GCTATTTCACCTGAGACATATGCAGTAAGCCAGTGTCCAGGAGATGCAGCCATTGTTGTTACGAGCACTAAGGAGTCAGTTCTGACTCTTATTATCCACCTGACATCACCTCTTGTCAGGACAGAGCAAGAGAGTCAAACTGCTGAAGCAGAACAAG AAACGCGAACAGTCAACGATCCGCCGGACGTTCTGGACAGGCAGAAATGCCTAACTGCCTTGGCGTCTCTCCGCCACGCCAAATGGTTTCAG GCAAAAGTTAACAGCTTGAGTTCTGCCGTCATTGTGATCCGAATCATGAGGGACTTGTGTAACCGCGTTCCTACCTGGACTCCACtctcaggatgg CCACTTGAACTGCTGGTGGAGAAGGCTATTGGTACGTCTGAGAGACCGCTGGGAGGTGGCGAAGCCCTTCGCAGGGTTTTAGAGTGCGTAGCCTCAGGaatcctgctggaag ATGGCCCTGGAATTAAAGATCCTTGTGAAAAGGAAGCTGTTGATGCCATTGCATATCTGAATAAGCAGCAGTGTGAAGATATCACTCAGAGCGCTCAG ATTGCCCTGAGGCTGTGTGCATTTGGTCAGATGCACAAAGTGTTGGGGATGGACTCTAAACCTCTGAAGTCACGAAAATCTCTGGGAGCGATTGGCAAAGATAGCATAG CCCAGATACCACCTATTGGACAACTGAACCTGCCAGCTAAGAGATCGTACACAGAAGTGGACACAGGAGAGGAAGAGCCTCATCTCAACAGCAAACAGAGAAAGTTTCTCAAGTTCCAGAAGCGCTTTCAGAAGAAATCCT TCACAGATGATCTTAGCATGAATGCCGTAATGCGTCTGAACCAGTACAGACCTGGCCTGGAGTACAGACTTACATCCCAGACTGGTCCAGTTCACGAGCCGGTCTTTACGATGGCTGTCGATCTAAATGGAAAGACGTATGAGGCAACAGGGCCTTCCAAACGGGCTGCTAAACTTAATGTGGCCACCAAG gtCCTGCAAGACCTTGGTCTTCCCACAAGCTCAGAATCTAAATCTGAGACCAGTAGTGAAGCTGAAGGAAGCCAGGAATCAGTTAAAGCTGCTGCACTGACCTCTTCCGCATCTGAAGAT GGTGGTCAGGGTCCAATCTTGACTAAAAATGGCAAGAACCCGGTGATGGAGCTGAACGAGAAGCGCCGCAGCCTGAAGTATGAGTTGTCGGCAGAGACGGGGGGCTCCCATGAAAAGTGTTTTGTCATGGAG GTGGAAGTTGATGGGCAGAAGTTTAAAGGGAGAGGCTCCAACAAGAAGGAAGCAAAGGCCTACGCTGCCCTCGCTGCTTTAGAGAAGCTGTTCCCTGATGACAGCGGTGTGTCAACCAACAGAAATGCTGCAAAGAAGAAGGTCACCTACACAGACATG CACATCCCGGGATTCGGCACCATCCGGGGCATTCCTTCAGACTCGGGGTCCCATGGCTGGGGTCCCCACAGAGGGGGTCGAGGCAGAGGTCGAGGCAAACAGTTTCCCGCAGGACCCAGCTATAACAAGA ATAAATTGTATGGTAATAATGGCGCCAGTGCCACAGCCAAAGGTACTGGCCCCACCGCTTCAGGGTATGGCACCTTTTACCCCGAGAGTACCACCACATACTCGTCCCCACCCGTCTCCAGCTCCAACACCAGCACCACAAAGGGAGAAAGCTACCAGTCGATGCCGCCTCCTGCTGATCAGGAGAGTCCATACAGCTACGGCTATGGAGACgagaagaggaagatgctgACCCAAGGTGGAGACTACTCTATGTACAGCACTGCTTATCCCAGCTCTGTCACTGGGGGACAGAGTTACAATAATTATG GCTGGGGAAACCAGTCGTCCTGGGGGAATCAGGGGTATGGCATGTACCAGGGCTTTGGAGGACATACCCAGGGCTCATACTCTGGATACAGCGGCATGAATTACTGA
- the LOC115781796 gene encoding interleukin enhancer-binding factor 3-like isoform X2 — MAATATPVWDEHQAYEELLYWDSLIQQGHRLHPHDFDRYEELRYWYDCLCYEEELRQYHDYIAAIEHIEDKRHREEAAAPPVQAGPYDRYVLAKHSEVYPSTEELEAVQTVVSHVECALKTVSDQMDAPEDGKATTEAQSDSQVRVLRGVMRIGLVAKGLLLKGDKNVELVLLCSNKPTVTLLKQVAEQLSAQLEAISPETYAVSQCPGDAAIVVTSTKESVLTLIIHLTSPLVRTEQESQTAEAEQETRTVNDPPDVLDRQKCLTALASLRHAKWFQAKVNSLSSAVIVIRIMRDLCNRVPTWTPLSGWPLELLVEKAIGTSERPLGGGEALRRVLECVASGILLEDGPGIKDPCEKEAVDAIAYLNKQQCEDITQSAQIALRLCAFGQMHKVLGMDSKPLKSRKSLGAIGKDSIAQIPPIGQLNLPAKRSYTEVDTGEEEPHLNSKQRKFLKFQKRFQKKSFTDDLSMNAVMRLNQYRPGLEYRLTSQTGPVHEPVFTMAVDLNGKTYEATGPSKRAAKLNVATKVLQDLGLPTSSESKSETSSEAEGSQESVKAAALTSSASEDGGQGPILTKNGKNPVMELNEKRRSLKYELSAETGGSHEKCFVMEVEVDGQKFKGRGSNKKEAKAYAALAALEKLFPDDSGVSTNRNAAKKKVTYTDMHIPGFGTIRGIPSDSGSHGWGPHRGGRGRGRGKQFPAGPSYNKTNYSYESSTGTGYHKLYGNNGASATAKGTGPTASGYGTFYPESTTTYSSPPVSSSNTSTTKGESYQSMPPPADQESPYSYGYGDEKRKMLTQGGDYSMYSTAYPSSVTGGQSYNNYGWGNQSSWGNQGYGMYQGFGGHTQGSYSGYSGMNY, encoded by the exons ATGGCGGCCACTGCAACGCCAGTGTGGGACGAGCACCAGGCGTACGAGGAGCTGCTGTACTGGGACAGCCTAATACAACAAGGACACCGCCTCCACCCACATGATTTCGACAG ATACGAGGAGTTGCGTTACTGGTATGATTGTCTGTGCTATGAAGAGGAGCTGAGACAGTACCATGACTACATTGCTGCTATCGAGCATATTGAGGATAAACGTCATCGTGAG GAAGCCGCAGCTCCTCCAGTGCAGGCTGGGCCATATGATCGCTACGTGTTGGCCAAACACTCTGAAGTGTACCCCTCAACAGAGGAGTTGGAGGCGGTGCAGACAGTCGTCTCCCATGTGGAGTGTGCTCTCAAGACTGTATCTGACCAGATGGACGCTCCAGAAGATGGCAAAGCAACTACAGAAGCACAGAG CGACTCACAAGTGCGCGTCCTGCGTGGTGTTATGCGAATTGGTTTGGTGGCTAAGGGACTCCTGCTGAAAGGAGACAAGAACGTTGAACTAGTGCTGCTTTGTTCCAACAAGCCTACAGTGACTCTGCTTAAACAAGTGGCTGAACAGCTTTCTGCACAGTTAGAG GCTATTTCACCTGAGACATATGCAGTAAGCCAGTGTCCAGGAGATGCAGCCATTGTTGTTACGAGCACTAAGGAGTCAGTTCTGACTCTTATTATCCACCTGACATCACCTCTTGTCAGGACAGAGCAAGAGAGTCAAACTGCTGAAGCAGAACAAG AAACGCGAACAGTCAACGATCCGCCGGACGTTCTGGACAGGCAGAAATGCCTAACTGCCTTGGCGTCTCTCCGCCACGCCAAATGGTTTCAG GCAAAAGTTAACAGCTTGAGTTCTGCCGTCATTGTGATCCGAATCATGAGGGACTTGTGTAACCGCGTTCCTACCTGGACTCCACtctcaggatgg CCACTTGAACTGCTGGTGGAGAAGGCTATTGGTACGTCTGAGAGACCGCTGGGAGGTGGCGAAGCCCTTCGCAGGGTTTTAGAGTGCGTAGCCTCAGGaatcctgctggaag ATGGCCCTGGAATTAAAGATCCTTGTGAAAAGGAAGCTGTTGATGCCATTGCATATCTGAATAAGCAGCAGTGTGAAGATATCACTCAGAGCGCTCAG ATTGCCCTGAGGCTGTGTGCATTTGGTCAGATGCACAAAGTGTTGGGGATGGACTCTAAACCTCTGAAGTCACGAAAATCTCTGGGAGCGATTGGCAAAGATAGCATAG CCCAGATACCACCTATTGGACAACTGAACCTGCCAGCTAAGAGATCGTACACAGAAGTGGACACAGGAGAGGAAGAGCCTCATCTCAACAGCAAACAGAGAAAGTTTCTCAAGTTCCAGAAGCGCTTTCAGAAGAAATCCT TCACAGATGATCTTAGCATGAATGCCGTAATGCGTCTGAACCAGTACAGACCTGGCCTGGAGTACAGACTTACATCCCAGACTGGTCCAGTTCACGAGCCGGTCTTTACGATGGCTGTCGATCTAAATGGAAAGACGTATGAGGCAACAGGGCCTTCCAAACGGGCTGCTAAACTTAATGTGGCCACCAAG gtCCTGCAAGACCTTGGTCTTCCCACAAGCTCAGAATCTAAATCTGAGACCAGTAGTGAAGCTGAAGGAAGCCAGGAATCAGTTAAAGCTGCTGCACTGACCTCTTCCGCATCTGAAGAT GGTGGTCAGGGTCCAATCTTGACTAAAAATGGCAAGAACCCGGTGATGGAGCTGAACGAGAAGCGCCGCAGCCTGAAGTATGAGTTGTCGGCAGAGACGGGGGGCTCCCATGAAAAGTGTTTTGTCATGGAG GTGGAAGTTGATGGGCAGAAGTTTAAAGGGAGAGGCTCCAACAAGAAGGAAGCAAAGGCCTACGCTGCCCTCGCTGCTTTAGAGAAGCTGTTCCCTGATGACAGCGGTGTGTCAACCAACAGAAATGCTGCAAAGAAGAAGGTCACCTACACAGACATG CACATCCCGGGATTCGGCACCATCCGGGGCATTCCTTCAGACTCGGGGTCCCATGGCTGGGGTCCCCACAGAGGGGGTCGAGGCAGAGGTCGAGGCAAACAGTTTCCCGCAGGACCCAGCTATAACAAGA cCAACTACAGTTATGAGAGCAGCACTGGCACAGGCTACC ATAAATTGTATGGTAATAATGGCGCCAGTGCCACAGCCAAAGGTACTGGCCCCACCGCTTCAGGGTATGGCACCTTTTACCCCGAGAGTACCACCACATACTCGTCCCCACCCGTCTCCAGCTCCAACACCAGCACCACAAAGGGAGAAAGCTACCAGTCGATGCCGCCTCCTGCTGATCAGGAGAGTCCATACAGCTACGGCTATGGAGACgagaagaggaagatgctgACCCAAGGTGGAGACTACTCTATGTACAGCACTGCTTATCCCAGCTCTGTCACTGGGGGACAGAGTTACAATAATTATG GCTGGGGAAACCAGTCGTCCTGGGGGAATCAGGGGTATGGCATGTACCAGGGCTTTGGAGGACATACCCAGGGCTCATACTCTGGATACAGCGGCATGAATTACTGA
- the LOC115781796 gene encoding interleukin enhancer-binding factor 3-like isoform X1, with the protein MAATATPVWDEHQAYEELLYWDSLIQQGHRLHPHDFDRYEELRYWYDCLCYEEELRQYHDYIAAIEHIEDKRHREEAAAPPVQAGPYDRYVLAKHSEVYPSTEELEAVQTVVSHVECALKTVSDQMDAPEDGKATTEAQSSDSQVRVLRGVMRIGLVAKGLLLKGDKNVELVLLCSNKPTVTLLKQVAEQLSAQLEAISPETYAVSQCPGDAAIVVTSTKESVLTLIIHLTSPLVRTEQESQTAEAEQETRTVNDPPDVLDRQKCLTALASLRHAKWFQAKVNSLSSAVIVIRIMRDLCNRVPTWTPLSGWPLELLVEKAIGTSERPLGGGEALRRVLECVASGILLEDGPGIKDPCEKEAVDAIAYLNKQQCEDITQSAQIALRLCAFGQMHKVLGMDSKPLKSRKSLGAIGKDSIAQIPPIGQLNLPAKRSYTEVDTGEEEPHLNSKQRKFLKFQKRFQKKSFTDDLSMNAVMRLNQYRPGLEYRLTSQTGPVHEPVFTMAVDLNGKTYEATGPSKRAAKLNVATKVLQDLGLPTSSESKSETSSEAEGSQESVKAAALTSSASEDGGQGPILTKNGKNPVMELNEKRRSLKYELSAETGGSHEKCFVMEVEVDGQKFKGRGSNKKEAKAYAALAALEKLFPDDSGVSTNRNAAKKKVTYTDMHIPGFGTIRGIPSDSGSHGWGPHRGGRGRGRGKQFPAGPSYNKTNYSYESSTGTGYHKLYGNNGASATAKGTGPTASGYGTFYPESTTTYSSPPVSSSNTSTTKGESYQSMPPPADQESPYSYGYGDEKRKMLTQGGDYSMYSTAYPSSVTGGQSYNNYGWGNQSSWGNQGYGMYQGFGGHTQGSYSGYSGMNY; encoded by the exons ATGGCGGCCACTGCAACGCCAGTGTGGGACGAGCACCAGGCGTACGAGGAGCTGCTGTACTGGGACAGCCTAATACAACAAGGACACCGCCTCCACCCACATGATTTCGACAG ATACGAGGAGTTGCGTTACTGGTATGATTGTCTGTGCTATGAAGAGGAGCTGAGACAGTACCATGACTACATTGCTGCTATCGAGCATATTGAGGATAAACGTCATCGTGAG GAAGCCGCAGCTCCTCCAGTGCAGGCTGGGCCATATGATCGCTACGTGTTGGCCAAACACTCTGAAGTGTACCCCTCAACAGAGGAGTTGGAGGCGGTGCAGACAGTCGTCTCCCATGTGGAGTGTGCTCTCAAGACTGTATCTGACCAGATGGACGCTCCAGAAGATGGCAAAGCAACTACAGAAGCACAGAG TAGCGACTCACAAGTGCGCGTCCTGCGTGGTGTTATGCGAATTGGTTTGGTGGCTAAGGGACTCCTGCTGAAAGGAGACAAGAACGTTGAACTAGTGCTGCTTTGTTCCAACAAGCCTACAGTGACTCTGCTTAAACAAGTGGCTGAACAGCTTTCTGCACAGTTAGAG GCTATTTCACCTGAGACATATGCAGTAAGCCAGTGTCCAGGAGATGCAGCCATTGTTGTTACGAGCACTAAGGAGTCAGTTCTGACTCTTATTATCCACCTGACATCACCTCTTGTCAGGACAGAGCAAGAGAGTCAAACTGCTGAAGCAGAACAAG AAACGCGAACAGTCAACGATCCGCCGGACGTTCTGGACAGGCAGAAATGCCTAACTGCCTTGGCGTCTCTCCGCCACGCCAAATGGTTTCAG GCAAAAGTTAACAGCTTGAGTTCTGCCGTCATTGTGATCCGAATCATGAGGGACTTGTGTAACCGCGTTCCTACCTGGACTCCACtctcaggatgg CCACTTGAACTGCTGGTGGAGAAGGCTATTGGTACGTCTGAGAGACCGCTGGGAGGTGGCGAAGCCCTTCGCAGGGTTTTAGAGTGCGTAGCCTCAGGaatcctgctggaag ATGGCCCTGGAATTAAAGATCCTTGTGAAAAGGAAGCTGTTGATGCCATTGCATATCTGAATAAGCAGCAGTGTGAAGATATCACTCAGAGCGCTCAG ATTGCCCTGAGGCTGTGTGCATTTGGTCAGATGCACAAAGTGTTGGGGATGGACTCTAAACCTCTGAAGTCACGAAAATCTCTGGGAGCGATTGGCAAAGATAGCATAG CCCAGATACCACCTATTGGACAACTGAACCTGCCAGCTAAGAGATCGTACACAGAAGTGGACACAGGAGAGGAAGAGCCTCATCTCAACAGCAAACAGAGAAAGTTTCTCAAGTTCCAGAAGCGCTTTCAGAAGAAATCCT TCACAGATGATCTTAGCATGAATGCCGTAATGCGTCTGAACCAGTACAGACCTGGCCTGGAGTACAGACTTACATCCCAGACTGGTCCAGTTCACGAGCCGGTCTTTACGATGGCTGTCGATCTAAATGGAAAGACGTATGAGGCAACAGGGCCTTCCAAACGGGCTGCTAAACTTAATGTGGCCACCAAG gtCCTGCAAGACCTTGGTCTTCCCACAAGCTCAGAATCTAAATCTGAGACCAGTAGTGAAGCTGAAGGAAGCCAGGAATCAGTTAAAGCTGCTGCACTGACCTCTTCCGCATCTGAAGAT GGTGGTCAGGGTCCAATCTTGACTAAAAATGGCAAGAACCCGGTGATGGAGCTGAACGAGAAGCGCCGCAGCCTGAAGTATGAGTTGTCGGCAGAGACGGGGGGCTCCCATGAAAAGTGTTTTGTCATGGAG GTGGAAGTTGATGGGCAGAAGTTTAAAGGGAGAGGCTCCAACAAGAAGGAAGCAAAGGCCTACGCTGCCCTCGCTGCTTTAGAGAAGCTGTTCCCTGATGACAGCGGTGTGTCAACCAACAGAAATGCTGCAAAGAAGAAGGTCACCTACACAGACATG CACATCCCGGGATTCGGCACCATCCGGGGCATTCCTTCAGACTCGGGGTCCCATGGCTGGGGTCCCCACAGAGGGGGTCGAGGCAGAGGTCGAGGCAAACAGTTTCCCGCAGGACCCAGCTATAACAAGA cCAACTACAGTTATGAGAGCAGCACTGGCACAGGCTACC ATAAATTGTATGGTAATAATGGCGCCAGTGCCACAGCCAAAGGTACTGGCCCCACCGCTTCAGGGTATGGCACCTTTTACCCCGAGAGTACCACCACATACTCGTCCCCACCCGTCTCCAGCTCCAACACCAGCACCACAAAGGGAGAAAGCTACCAGTCGATGCCGCCTCCTGCTGATCAGGAGAGTCCATACAGCTACGGCTATGGAGACgagaagaggaagatgctgACCCAAGGTGGAGACTACTCTATGTACAGCACTGCTTATCCCAGCTCTGTCACTGGGGGACAGAGTTACAATAATTATG GCTGGGGAAACCAGTCGTCCTGGGGGAATCAGGGGTATGGCATGTACCAGGGCTTTGGAGGACATACCCAGGGCTCATACTCTGGATACAGCGGCATGAATTACTGA